The Mucilaginibacter rubeus genomic interval ACAACGGAAATTAAGCCGATGATTGAGCTGCCGATATATACTAAATCGCAATTGGCTTTGCGTAACGGGCAGGATAAGCCTCAGATATGGGTGGCTTATAAAGGTGATATTTATGATGTTACCGAAAGTCGCTTATGGCGTAATGGAAAACATTATGAACACTGGGCAGGTCAGGATCTGACAGATGAACTTCCCGATGCTCCACATACCGAAACTGTATTTGAGAAGTTTGTAAAGGTTGGAAGACTAAGCCCTGCATAAACTTATGCATATGGGGCTTGGTTTTGAGTCTTTCCTAAGTAAATAAAAAATGTCATTTCGAACGAACCAAGGGTAGGGGTGTGCATCGGAGGTGAGGAGAAATCTTCTACACCCTGCTTGTACTGGCATAGTTGTATAAGATTTCTCTTTCGCTCCCTCTCTCAGCCCCCGCCGCTCTATCGAAATGACACTTTCTATATATAATAGAGGAAAGGGGTATTACAATTCAAATTTAGCAAGGCCAACAAACTCCTGGATGCGATTGGCAATTTCCTCTTCGCTCAGGTTTCTTAACCTCTCAGATCCAAACTTTTCAACGCAGAATGATGCTAAGGCCGAACCGAAAATGATAGCGTTTTTCATGTTATTGAAGTTAACGGTACCCACTTTGGCCATATAGCCAATAAAACCACCTGCAAAGGTATCGCCGGCACCTGTAGGGTCAAATACTTCGGCCAATGGAAGGGCCGGGGCACTGAAGATCTGATTTTCATGGAACAATAATGCACCATGCTCGCCTTTTTTAATGATGAGGTATTTAGGACCCATGGTTAATATTTTACGGGCAGCCTTAACCAGTGAAAACTCGCCCGATAATTGGCGTGCCTCGGCATCATTGATGGTTAAAACATCAACCATTTGAATGGTTTTTAACAACTCATCAAGGGCAATGTCCATCCAAAAGTTCATGGTGTCCATTACAATAAGCTTAGGACGGTTTTTAAGACGGTTGATCACCGTTTGCTGTACCTGTGGTGACAGGTTGCCGAGCATCAGGTATTCGCAATCCTGGTAGCTATCCGGAATAATAGGGTCAAAAGCTTCCAGTACATTAAGTTCGGTTACCAGGGTGTCGCGGCTGTTCATGTCGTTATGGTAACGGCCGCTCCAGAAAAATGATTTTTCGCCCTGTTTTATTTGCAGGCCTTCGGTATTAACGTTGTGATTTTGCAGGTCCTCAATTTCGTGCTGAGGGAAATCATCGCCAACAACAGCAACAATTTTTATTTTATCATAAAAGTAAGAAGCGCCCAAACTTGCAAAAGTTGCAGAGCCACCTACTATTTTATCGGTTTTACCAAAAGGGGTTTCAATGGCATCAAACGCCACAGTGCCAATAACTAACAAACTCATGTAAAGATATTTATATTTTTCGGCGCAAATATTGCGAAAAATAAGGGATAATCATTCATCGATGCTGATTTGTGACACGGATTTTCATCAGGGAAAGCATAATTTGATAATTTAAACACTGGCAAAAAGGAAAAAGAAATGAAAAGTTAGGCAGACGATAAAAAATGATAATACGTCTTAACCTATAAATAGCACATAATCAGCACGAAAAAAGCTTCGTGAAAAATATTTGAAATTTTTTTAAATAAAAATTGTGAAATATCGGACGAGTTTTTACCTTTGCCCCACTCCAAACCGGATTAGATTCCTGAGTAGCTCAGCCGGTTAGAGCATCTGACTGTTAATCAGAGGGTCGCTGGTTCGAGCCCAGCCTCAGGAGCAAAAGCCTCACAGATATGTGAGGCTTTTTTTATGCCCCCAATTCTCTGAATAGCTCCCAAAACACCACCCTTCAGAAACCATAAAAATTTTCCAATTCGCTTAAATCGTGTATTACACCCACTTCGCGGGCCTTAACAAAGTATTCTTGAATTTGTATTAGCATTTTGGTAGGTTTGGGAAAGACACAAGCGCCTAAACTTATTTGATCCCATTTACACTCCATATTACCCTTTATGACATCGCGTTTTTTGGTGCTGTATTTATCAGCTTAACGCTATCGCTATTCCTATGGATTGCCCCTAAGGAGAACCAGTCTGCAAACCGTTGGTTGGCGATCTTAATGGCCATTGTTGCTTTGTGGATGATCCGGATTTTATCGGCCGATATTGATCTGGTAAAATACAATGCATTGTGGAGCCGTTTACCATTACGGTTTTCGCTGGCAATTGGTCCCTTGATCTATTTTTACTTGAGGCAGATAGCCCAGCCAAAGTATACCTTCCGTCGTAAGGACCTGCTGCACTTTATACCCGTACTGCCCGAAATAAGCTTTCAGGTATTTGCTGCAATACAAAACGTAAATACAGGCGATGCTATTTACAGCAAATATAACACCGCATTGCAGCTACTCGCATTCCTGTCAGTCGCCATTTATTTGTATTTATCCTATACACAGATTAACGAGTTTTATCAGAATAAAAAATTTAACGGGGGCGACCGTTACCGGAACGAGTTGCTTTGGTTAGAACGCTCGGTTACCGTACTCGGCATGCTATGGTTATTATGGATCCCGTTTACAGCTGTTGACTATTTTTACTACCACCACAAATTAAGCATACAGCTTTATTATCCCTTGTATCTTCTTTTGCTATCCACGATCATTTGGATCGCGGCGAAAAGCCATTTGGAAACAGAAATTGTCGTGACCGCTGATGTCGCTGTAAAATCATTATTGCCGGCAGATCTGAAGCAAAAAGGCTACTGGTTAAAAATGGAGATCAAAGAGAAAGGTTACTACCGGGATGCGGAATTAAGCCTAAACTCGCTTGCCGACAAACTCGGTTTACATACTCATGAATTATCCCGGATTATTAATACGGTTCTCAAAAAAAGCTTCAACGATTTTATTAATGAATACCGTGTACGTGAGGTTGCACTCAAGATGCAAAACCCATCGTATGATCATATTACCTTGCTTGGTCTTGCCTATGAATCGGGCTTTAATTCGCAAAGTAGCTTCCACCGTATTTTTAAACAATTTACCGGTAAAACCCCGCTGGAATATAAAAATCATCTTCAAAAAGTTCTCCCATCTTATAACTTGAGAGGTTTTATCCAACCTATGCCGTTAATATTGAACCATGTAAACCCTGCGGGGTGGGCACATGGAAAATTAACCGGCAGTCATATGATAAAAAACTATTTTAAAATTGCATTCCGCGGATTTTGGAGGCATAAGCTATTTACACTGATAAACATTATCGGTTTATCTATAGGTATAAGCGCTTTCCTTGCCATTTACTTTATTGTACATTACGATTTTACATTTGATAAATTCCACAAGGACAGCGACCGGATTTACCGCGTTGTTATGAACATGTCATTTCAGGGACATAAAAACTATTCAAGTGGCGTATTTGGCCCTCTGGCCGGGGCGATTAAAAGCCAAGCCACAGGAATAGAGGAGATTACGCCGTTATATGCACTGTCATCTCATTTTGTCTATATCGACAAAGATAAAAATGCACAAAAGCGGTTTAAAGACGTAGACAAGATAGCACTTGTCGATCAGCAATATTT includes:
- a CDS encoding cytochrome b5 domain-containing protein, producing the protein MIELPIYTKSQLALRNGQDKPQIWVAYKGDIYDVTESRLWRNGKHYEHWAGQDLTDELPDAPHTETVFEKFVKVGRLSPA
- a CDS encoding PfkB family carbohydrate kinase; protein product: MSLLVIGTVAFDAIETPFGKTDKIVGGSATFASLGASYFYDKIKIVAVVGDDFPQHEIEDLQNHNVNTEGLQIKQGEKSFFWSGRYHNDMNSRDTLVTELNVLEAFDPIIPDSYQDCEYLMLGNLSPQVQQTVINRLKNRPKLIVMDTMNFWMDIALDELLKTIQMVDVLTINDAEARQLSGEFSLVKAARKILTMGPKYLIIKKGEHGALLFHENQIFSAPALPLAEVFDPTGAGDTFAGGFIGYMAKVGTVNFNNMKNAIIFGSALASFCVEKFGSERLRNLSEEEIANRIQEFVGLAKFEL